The following proteins are co-located in the Siansivirga zeaxanthinifaciens CC-SAMT-1 genome:
- a CDS encoding aminopeptidase P family protein, translated as MKYHPIDKTLFINNRKHFANQMKPSSLAVFNSNDIYPISADSTMPFQQHRDIFYLSGVDQEESILVLFPDCPKEKHREILFLKETNDHIAVWEGEKLTKEAAYETSGIKTVYWLKDMEKIMFEIMTQCDTVYINTNEHYRANVETETREDRFTKWLKAKYPAHSVAKSAPILQRLRSVKSQIEIDLIQNACNITEKGFRRILNFVKPGVWEYEIEAEFMHEFLRNRSKGFAYSPIIASGNNANVLHYVQNNQQCKAGDLLLLDTAAEYANYSSDLTRTIPVSGRFSKRQKDVYNAVNRVKNEATKMLLPGTDWAAYHEEVGKLMTSELLGLGLLDKADVQNENPDWPAYKKYFMHGTSHHMGLDTHDYGILTEPMQANMVFTVEPGIYIPAEGFGIRLEDDVIIQPTGEPLNLMKNIPIEADDIESIMNS; from the coding sequence ATGAAGTACCACCCAATAGACAAAACGCTATTCATAAATAACAGAAAGCATTTTGCCAACCAAATGAAACCCTCAAGTTTAGCCGTATTTAATTCCAACGATATTTACCCCATTAGTGCAGACAGCACCATGCCTTTCCAACAACACCGCGATATTTTTTATTTAAGCGGAGTCGATCAAGAAGAAAGTATTTTGGTATTATTTCCAGATTGTCCGAAAGAAAAACATCGTGAGATTTTATTTTTAAAAGAAACTAACGATCACATAGCTGTTTGGGAAGGCGAAAAACTAACCAAAGAAGCAGCCTATGAAACCAGCGGCATTAAAACCGTTTATTGGTTAAAAGACATGGAAAAAATCATGTTTGAAATAATGACCCAATGCGATACCGTTTACATTAACACTAACGAACATTACAGAGCAAACGTAGAGACCGAAACTCGCGAAGACCGCTTTACTAAATGGTTAAAAGCCAAATATCCTGCTCATAGTGTCGCCAAAAGCGCTCCCATTTTACAACGATTACGCTCTGTTAAAAGTCAGATTGAAATTGATTTAATCCAGAATGCCTGCAACATAACCGAGAAAGGTTTTCGCAGAATTTTAAATTTTGTAAAACCCGGCGTTTGGGAATATGAAATTGAAGCCGAATTTATGCACGAATTTTTAAGAAATCGCTCTAAAGGATTTGCTTACTCTCCCATAATTGCTTCGGGAAATAATGCCAATGTTTTACATTATGTGCAAAACAACCAACAATGTAAAGCTGGTGATTTATTATTATTAGACACTGCGGCAGAGTACGCTAATTATTCTAGCGATTTAACCAGAACCATCCCAGTATCTGGAAGATTTAGTAAAAGACAAAAAGATGTTTACAACGCGGTAAATCGTGTTAAAAACGAAGCTACAAAAATGTTATTACCCGGAACCGATTGGGCTGCATATCATGAAGAAGTTGGGAAGTTGATGACCTCAGAGCTTTTAGGTTTAGGACTTTTAGATAAAGCCGATGTACAAAACGAAAATCCAGATTGGCCAGCATATAAAAAATACTTTATGCATGGAACCAGTCACCATATGGGATTAGACACCCACGATTATGGTATTTTAACAGAACCTATGCAAGCTAACATGGTATTTACTGTAGAACCCGGAATTTACATTCCTGCAGAAGGATTTGGTATTCGTTTAGAAGACGATGTGATTATTCAACCAACAGGAGAACCCTTAAATTTAATGAAAAACATTCCTATTGAAGCCGATGACATTGAAAGCATCATGAATTCATAA